Proteins encoded in a region of the Mycolicibacterium duvalii genome:
- a CDS encoding thiocyanate hydrolase, producing MEPQPIEAHGIEPLQKIVERNQVWPRMAAKYGVENPVPPWKTSLDGLCDALDTAAGGHTDPAAGGALTCTQRRDDEDTLSATVYADLPYPENQLVALAHSLVARGIIDAAELERRLTSIRARLEA from the coding sequence ATGGAACCACAGCCCATCGAGGCGCACGGCATCGAGCCGCTGCAGAAGATCGTCGAACGCAACCAGGTGTGGCCGCGGATGGCCGCCAAATACGGGGTCGAGAACCCGGTGCCGCCGTGGAAGACCAGCCTGGACGGCCTCTGCGACGCGCTCGACACGGCCGCGGGCGGCCACACGGATCCGGCCGCGGGCGGGGCGCTGACGTGCACGCAGCGGCGCGACGACGAGGACACGCTGTCGGCCACCGTGTACGCCGACCTGCCCTATCCGGAGAACCAGCTGGTGGCGCTGGCGCACTCGCTGGTGGCCCGCGGCATCATCGACGCCGCCGAACTCGAGCGGCGGTTGACCAGCATCCGGGCCAGGCTGGAAGCCTGA
- the scnC gene encoding thiocyanate hydrolase subunit gamma has product MGHHHHDGADEHDHDRTVKPMVDEVTDFEVLEIALRELCIEKGLFTAEEHRRFTEFAEQIGPTPAARLVARAWLDPDFEQLALTDPMAASREVGVDWMEPTGFGTPSDFVAFKILADTPTLHHVIVCALCSCYPRPILGNSPEWYRTPNYRRRLVRWPRQVLAEFGLYLSDDIEVRVEDSNQKHRFMVMPMRPEGTDGWSEDQLAEIITRDCLIGVALPKPGVTTNVITDTRPAIHGAD; this is encoded by the coding sequence ATGGGCCACCACCACCATGACGGCGCCGACGAACACGACCACGACCGCACGGTCAAACCGATGGTCGACGAGGTCACCGACTTCGAGGTGCTCGAGATCGCGCTGCGCGAGCTGTGTATCGAAAAGGGCCTCTTCACCGCCGAAGAGCACCGGCGCTTCACGGAATTCGCCGAACAGATCGGGCCCACGCCCGCCGCGCGGCTGGTCGCCCGGGCATGGCTGGACCCCGACTTCGAGCAGCTCGCGCTCACCGACCCGATGGCAGCGAGTCGAGAGGTGGGCGTGGACTGGATGGAGCCGACCGGGTTCGGCACCCCCAGCGACTTCGTCGCCTTCAAGATCCTGGCCGACACCCCGACCCTGCACCACGTGATCGTCTGTGCGCTGTGCTCCTGCTACCCGAGGCCGATCCTGGGCAACTCCCCCGAGTGGTACCGCACCCCGAACTACCGTCGCCGGCTGGTCCGCTGGCCCCGGCAGGTGCTCGCGGAGTTCGGCCTCTACCTGTCCGACGACATCGAGGTGCGGGTGGAGGACTCCAACCAGAAACACCGCTTCATGGTCATGCCCATGCGCCCCGAGGGCACCGACGGCTGGTCGGAGGATCAGCTCGCCGAGATCATCACCCGCGACTGCCTGATCGGGGTGGCGCTACCGAAACCCGGCGTCACCACCAACGTCATCACCGACACCCGCCCGGCCATCCACGGCGCCGACTGA
- a CDS encoding nitrile hydratase subunit beta yields the protein MSTAEERSTQLDLVARLKSAYPELPDAPPPDLLDHARFLAYMKTNHDVGGEPDAPMKYENKEYEYWEHMTYVICEVLAWRGIWLSEERRRIGNVDVGRAIYLGFPYYGRWLWAVARVLVEKHHISLGELSERMAEVQERYAGGLAGKKLEAKPRFEGDGSRVPRNAHHIRAVGIGDPQVYAGQAGQPRFAVGDAVVVRDLPALLYTRTPEYCRGARGEIADVSYESPAAEDETWDREDAVPEWFYIVRFRMSELWHGYTGTAADTLQTELPERWLRAAG from the coding sequence ATGAGTACGGCCGAGGAACGCTCGACGCAACTCGATCTGGTGGCACGGCTGAAGTCGGCGTATCCGGAGCTCCCCGACGCACCACCGCCCGACCTGCTCGATCACGCCCGCTTTCTGGCGTACATGAAGACCAACCACGACGTGGGCGGTGAGCCGGACGCGCCGATGAAATACGAGAACAAGGAGTACGAGTACTGGGAGCACATGACGTATGTGATCTGCGAAGTACTCGCCTGGCGTGGCATCTGGCTGTCCGAGGAGCGGCGCCGCATCGGCAACGTCGACGTGGGCCGCGCGATCTACCTCGGATTTCCCTACTACGGCCGCTGGTTGTGGGCGGTGGCCCGGGTGCTGGTGGAGAAGCACCACATCAGCCTCGGTGAGCTCAGCGAACGCATGGCCGAGGTCCAGGAGCGCTACGCGGGCGGTCTGGCCGGCAAGAAGCTCGAAGCCAAGCCGAGGTTCGAGGGCGACGGGTCGCGGGTCCCCCGCAACGCCCACCACATTCGCGCCGTCGGCATCGGGGACCCCCAGGTCTACGCCGGACAGGCCGGCCAGCCCCGGTTCGCCGTCGGCGATGCGGTCGTGGTGCGCGACCTGCCCGCGCTGCTCTACACCCGCACCCCCGAGTACTGCCGCGGCGCGCGTGGCGAGATCGCCGACGTGTCCTACGAGAGCCCGGCCGCCGAGGACGAGACCTGGGACCGTGAGGACGCGGTTCCCGAGTGGTTCTACATCGTGCGCTTCCGGATGTCGGAGCTGTGGCACGGCTATACCGGCACCGCCGCGGACACCCTGCAGACCGAACTGCCCGAACGCTGGCTGCGCGCGGCAGGCTAG
- a CDS encoding maleylpyruvate isomerase family mycothiol-dependent enzyme, giving the protein MSAQKEMARAERADLADFLATLTAEQWDAPTLCTDWTVKDVVAHVISYEELGTAGLVQRFAKGRVVRANEVGVAEYRVLPPDRLLDFLRGHLYPQGLTAAFDGMIALVDATIHHQDIRRSLRQPRVVPAERLRRVLDLTRGNPRLRVPRRIRGLRLRADDIDWEAGAGAEVVGPGEALMMAMAGRPDALPDLRGPGLPVLAARLS; this is encoded by the coding sequence ATGAGCGCGCAGAAGGAGATGGCCCGCGCCGAACGCGCCGACCTCGCCGACTTTCTCGCCACATTGACCGCCGAGCAGTGGGACGCGCCCACGCTGTGCACCGATTGGACGGTCAAAGACGTTGTCGCACATGTCATCAGCTACGAGGAGCTCGGGACGGCGGGGCTGGTGCAGCGGTTCGCGAAGGGCCGGGTGGTGCGCGCGAACGAGGTCGGCGTCGCCGAGTACCGCGTGCTCCCCCCGGATCGGCTGCTCGATTTCCTGCGAGGCCACCTGTATCCGCAGGGGCTGACCGCCGCGTTCGACGGGATGATCGCACTGGTCGACGCGACGATCCATCACCAGGACATCCGTCGATCGCTGCGGCAACCACGCGTCGTACCTGCTGAACGGTTACGCCGGGTGCTGGACCTCACCCGGGGCAACCCGAGACTGCGGGTGCCGCGGCGCATCAGAGGCCTGCGCCTGCGCGCCGACGACATCGACTGGGAGGCCGGCGCCGGCGCCGAGGTCGTCGGCCCGGGCGAGGCGCTGATGATGGCGATGGCCGGCCGACCGGACGCCCTCCCCGATCTGCGCGGACCCGGGCTACCCGTACTCGCGGCCCGGTTGTCCTGA
- a CDS encoding nitroreductase family protein, with protein MAADPSGRTAHTSVPIHPPIAERWSPRAFDPNAEVSPAEVSALLEAARWAPTWGRRQPVRFAVGIRGDETFVTVAGTLRRGNSYAHAASALIVLCADEGEDERTALYSAVDVGAAMANLCTEAVTRGLITHPMAGFSPEALRTGLDLSDLRPLVVVAVGRLGDYATAPAEIAERDSRPRARLPLSEIVLNWNDR; from the coding sequence GTGGCTGCCGACCCGTCCGGCCGAACGGCACACACCTCGGTGCCGATCCATCCGCCGATCGCGGAGCGCTGGAGTCCTCGCGCATTTGACCCGAATGCCGAGGTGAGCCCGGCCGAGGTGAGCGCGCTGTTGGAGGCGGCACGCTGGGCGCCGACGTGGGGCCGCCGCCAGCCGGTGCGGTTCGCGGTCGGGATACGCGGCGACGAGACATTCGTCACCGTCGCCGGCACGCTGCGCCGCGGGAACAGCTACGCCCATGCCGCGAGCGCCCTGATCGTGCTGTGCGCCGACGAGGGTGAGGACGAGCGCACGGCGCTCTACTCCGCCGTCGACGTCGGCGCCGCAATGGCCAACCTGTGCACCGAGGCGGTGACGCGCGGACTGATCACCCACCCGATGGCCGGCTTCTCCCCCGAGGCGCTGCGCACCGGTCTCGACCTGAGTGATCTGCGGCCGCTGGTCGTGGTGGCCGTCGGTCGGCTCGGCGACTACGCGACGGCACCTGCGGAGATCGCCGAACGCGACAGCCGGCCCCGCGCCCGCCTGCCGTTGTCCGAGATCGTGTTGAACTGGAACGATCGGTAA